The sequence AGAATTGCCGAACTGGAAACGAAGGTTTCTCAGGTTCCGGGCTTTCTTAAAGATGTGAGGAACGAATTTGAAAGTGTCAGTACCGAGTGCGAAACGGTAAAAACCAAGCATCTGGCGGACACGGAGGTTCTCAGGAAACTCACAAAAGAATGCGCAGAGAACAAGGCGCTGCTGGACAAGGCGCAGTCAAAACTTCCTAATGTTAAAAACAACAAGGAATATGAAGCCGTTCTTAAAGAGCTTGATATACTGAAAAAGAACGTCAACGAGGGTGAATACAGGATTCTGGAGCTTCAGGATACGGTGAATGCCTCACAGAAAAAGGTTGAGGAGCTTGAGACCAAAGAGATCGAGCTCAAGGCAAGCCTTGAGGAAAAAGAAACACAGAAAAGCGAAGAAGACTCCGAAGCAAACACCGAACTCACCGAGCTCAAAACCAAAAGGGAAGAAGCTCAGACGGTGGTTAAAAAATCAATTATATCCAAATACGAAAGAGTAAGACACGCCAGAAACAACCTCGCCATAGTCAGAGTAACCGATGAAATCTGCACAGGATGTTATATCAAAGTTCCCCCCCAGCTTTATGTTGAAGTGAAAAAAGGCAAGGCTCTTCACCAGTGTCCCAACTGCCAGCGTTTTCTTTATGCGCTTAATGATGATTAGTCAATGATGCTTAAGGTTTTTTCCGACGGAGCCTCAAGGGGAAACCCCGGCGAGGCAGGCTGCGGATTTGTTATTCTGAACGGAGAAGGCGCAGTTCTTGAAGAGGGCTGCCTCTACATAGGTCATGCCACAAACAATGTCGCTGAGTACAAAGCTGTGCTGGAAGCCGCCCGCAGAGCCAAGTTGATGAATCCCTCCGAGATAAATTTTTATCTGGATTCCGAGCTGATTGTCAAGCAGATGAAAGGCGAATACAAGGTGAAGAACGAAACTCTGGGTCTGATACGCCTTGAGCTGATTAAAACCATTCAGGGAACAAAATTTTCTTTTAACCATGTACCGAGAGAGCAGAACAAACTGGCGGACAGACTTGCGAACAAAGCCATAGATGATAAGGTTATGGCGTAATTTTATCCGTAATATCAGAATGTTTAATATTTATTGATTTTTTTTATAATGAGCATATATTAGTTATATGCCGCTGATTGTTCAAACCGGCGGCGGTTTAAAAGGCAGAAGTGACGCTTGCTTCTGCCTTTTTGTTTTTATGACCGGAAGCCGTTGATAAAAGTTCCTAGAAATTGTTTTGTTCTTTCTTCGTCGGGTTCCGCAAATATCTTTTCCGGCTTTCCCTGTTCGACTATTTTCCCTTCCGCTATGAACACCACTCTGTCCGCAACACGTCTGGCGAAGTCCATTTCATGGGTGACTACTATCATGGTCATGCCTTCTTTTGCCAAGTCCTCCATGGTCTTGAGAACTTCGCCGACAAGCTCCGGATCAAGGGCTGAGGTTGCTTCGTCAAAAAGCATTATATCAGGCTCCATGGCAAGGGCACGGGCTATTGCCACCCTCTGCTTCTGCCCGCCGGAGAGTGTTTTCGGATATGCGTCCCGTTTTTCCAGCATGCCGACCTTTTCCAGAATCTCTTCCGCTGCTTTTTCAGCCTGTTTTCTGGGCTTTTTCAGCACATGCACCGGAGCCTCAATCACGTTTTCAAGCACTGTCATATGCGGAAAAAGGTTGAACTGCTGAAAAACCATGCCCACCTTTGTGCGGATGCGGTTTAAATGCCTTTGAAATTCCTTGCGCCGCATTCCTTTGACATTAAGGAGATTCCCCTCAATAAAAATCTCTCCTTCTGTGGGTTCTTCCAGATAATTTACGCATCTCAGCAGGGTGCTTTTGCCGGAGCCGCTGGGACCTATTACCGCCACAACCTCACTTTTTGCCACACTTATGTCTATGCCTTGCAGCACTTCATTCTCACCGAAGTATTTATGCAGATTTTGCATCTGCACCATTATCTGTTCCGTCATCCGTGCCCTCCTTTTCAGTAAGCCATTCTTTTTTCCACACGCCCAAGCACGAGGCTTGTCGCCGTGGTGAGCACCGCATACAGGAACGCCGCCATAAGATACATCTCAAACGGCTTGTAGGTTGAGCCTATGAGCCGCTGGGCGGTGAGTGTGAGCTCAACGAGAGTGATGGTGGACACCAGTGAGGTGTCCTTGATGAGAATAATAAAATTAT is a genomic window of Geovibrio thiophilus containing:
- a CDS encoding ribonuclease HI family protein, with protein sequence MMLKVFSDGASRGNPGEAGCGFVILNGEGAVLEEGCLYIGHATNNVAEYKAVLEAARRAKLMNPSEINFYLDSELIVKQMKGEYKVKNETLGLIRLELIKTIQGTKFSFNHVPREQNKLADRLANKAIDDKVMA
- a CDS encoding amino acid ABC transporter ATP-binding protein, which gives rise to MVQMQNLHKYFGENEVLQGIDISVAKSEVVAVIGPSGSGKSTLLRCVNYLEEPTEGEIFIEGNLLNVKGMRRKEFQRHLNRIRTKVGMVFQQFNLFPHMTVLENVIEAPVHVLKKPRKQAEKAAEEILEKVGMLEKRDAYPKTLSGGQKQRVAIARALAMEPDIMLFDEATSALDPELVGEVLKTMEDLAKEGMTMIVVTHEMDFARRVADRVVFIAEGKIVEQGKPEKIFAEPDEERTKQFLGTFINGFRS
- a CDS encoding zinc ribbon domain-containing protein: MLQEVEQLIELQKLDNRIAELETKVSQVPGFLKDVRNEFESVSTECETVKTKHLADTEVLRKLTKECAENKALLDKAQSKLPNVKNNKEYEAVLKELDILKKNVNEGEYRILELQDTVNASQKKVEELETKEIELKASLEEKETQKSEEDSEANTELTELKTKREEAQTVVKKSIISKYERVRHARNNLAIVRVTDEICTGCYIKVPPQLYVEVKKGKALHQCPNCQRFLYALNDD